The nucleotide sequence AATTTGCTAAAACACcctttattatattattttagatTTATTTGGTCCTTCCGAGTCGATTCAAAACAATAAATTTCAGCTTCGCtacttaccaaacacttataaaaaataataagctcccgCTTTCAGCTTCAAATATAAGCTTCAACTCCGACTATAAGCTCCAGCTTTGACTAGAAGCTCCAGCTCTGCTtctttcgtccaaacacacccttAGTAAGCGGCTTGATAGAAGCCACTAACTTAGTAGCCGACGGCTAAAGCCCACTTGGTGGTTGCGTAACTCGAGATCCATTTTTGGGTTATTCTTGAGTTATTTTTGGTATTGATTCGGTTTTTAGTTGCTCAGTTTTTATAAATTGTATTCTAACCTCATGTGAACTTTAACCTACAAAATTAAGAGCTAAATAGCTAATCTATCTTGTTGATCAAGATTAAACCAATCGAATTAATTGAATATAACTACGTTACATTCATTGagttctttatatttattttgcaTGTTTACTTTGTTCGTTTTATTGTTGATTGGGTTGACATTTAACGAATATCAAGTTTGTTTGAACCCGAGATTTTATTTGAAAACATCATAATCATAAACTCATTTATATGTGCAAACAATACATCTTATCTTATTTTAAGTTGATTCCACAATATAATTTTGCCTTGGCCGCTCGTGATGGTGGACTTTGGCTCTGAAATTGTATTTTTTCCTTTTATTTGtatttttcttttttcctttttttttttttttttgttaaaacaaCGAGCATTATAAAACAAATGATAGATCATCAAAAGATGCACCATGATAACAAAAGGCTCGAAACTATAAAATGAAAGCATAATCGCTATCTACAACCGAGTCAACCGTATAAAAATAAAACAAACATCACGACCAAACAAACAACCAAACAATTTGGACAATTGCATGACCAAATTGTAATCTTTCTGTTAGTTGACAAAACGTTAAACTTAAGAGCACCAACCATAATTCTGACTCGTCATTTTCATAAAAAGAAATCATAACAAAAACTTACGCCGAATGTTTTGGATTTAGTAATGGTTGTGTTTTTATCAAAAGTTTTAGATTGAGTGGAATAGTTCAAAATCATTTTGCTCCATTAGTGGATCCTCTTTACTTTCCTTTTATTCATCCTCACTTTATGCATTTCACTATCACATTTACCACCCTATAATTATAAATACTCCATTCAAAACATACTCAACAACACAATAATCACCAACCTAATACAACAATCAACATGGGTACTCATTGGTGTAACATTTCATTTTTTCTTGTTTTATCCATCACAATTCTTAATCTATGTGACGCACACGGTCCAGGAAACTGTCAAGAAGACTATGTTCAGGTCCATAATTGTATCCGAAAAGTATTAAACTTGCCCTGTTTGAAATATGACCCCGCATTGGAAAAATCAGCACAAGAATGGGCCGATCAGAGGAAAGATTGCGCGTTGATACACTCAACTGGTCCTGTTGGTGAAAATATGGCTTATGGACCAGAACTGAATATTACATATTCTGTACAAATGTGGCTTGATGAGAGATTGGACTACAAATACTCTACAAACGAGTGCTTACAAATGTGTGGTCATTATACTCAAATCGTGTGGAAAAATACTGAACGTGTTGGATGCGCTAGGAGTTTATGTGACCGTAAAGACGGTGGATGGACTTATTATACGGTTGTTTGTCAATATGATCCTCCTGGAAATGTTGTTGGAGAGTGGCCTTATTAGGTTTTGATCAGTTTGGTTTACTTAATTTGTTTTTATTATGTTTTTTGTTTTAGTTGCAATGTTTTGATTTGATCATGTAAGCAACTCTAAAAAGGTGATTGTGTAATAGGTTTAATCCTATTAGTCAATTGGGTAGAATGTTTAACAGAGTTGATGAGTGATGGGTATCTGGTTAATAATTTGGTCCAAGGATATAAATCAAGAGAAGAATAAAAGTTCAGTGAGTATTTTATTTGTTTTacttttccattatatatttttagAGCATTTTTGCAACCATTTTGTTAATGTTAATCAATTACATTGCATAGAAGACAAATAGACAAATAATTCAATGTTGGCATCTCAATTTATTTATATGTTACTCTTTatcttttcaaattttttttttttttttttgacaaaaatgacGGAAAACTTTAATAACAAACAGAAAACGTTCTCGACAAGAAAACGTCTTCAACGAAGAATACAACCAGAGAACCCCGATGAGGCTCGTACCTAGAAAGCTGTACTACAAAACGGACTATCTATACCGAGCCTCATCTATCGAAACGTATACCAACTAAAAGCAAAAAGAAGACCTACTAAAACTAAAAAGCCAACTAAAGTCCAAATTAGGCTCATCAAAGCCCCACAAAAGACAGTTATAACAAACAAACACAAAACATCAAGGATCGAACTTAACTAATTTCCCGTCATAGATTTCTCGCCGAATATATTTACCGGGTTGAATCTCAATTTTGAAAGAGAGCACGTTTGAAGAACCGTCACCGAAGGTGGAATAAAACCTTGATCCGATTGCCTTTGAAAAAAAATCTTTATTATACGAACGATTGCCCGCGGCCATATCACCCTTGCTTTTGACTTCTTTCGACCCCATAAACAAACACTGAATATCTTCCTCAAAGGCCACACCGTCATCGTAATCTTTTAGCTTAAACAGACCCGAAGTAGACACATCGTTCACCTTCTTTCTCGACCTCAAGTTGACTTCGCTAAATTGAATCCTAGACACATTTTTGTTCAAAACATACCACGACTTGCAAAATCCTTAGCAAGAGGGGATCTCACAATCACAATATTTTCTTCCATCGCTAAATGTGGCTTTTATTAAGCATTTATTGGTTACACGTGGAAAGTTGAAAAGCAAGGGATCGAGAGGTTGATTCTTCTTATATAATGTGGTTTACTTTCAGTCTTTATCGGGTTGTATTCGGTCTTGTATATGTTAGTTTGTTTTAACGTTTATCGGGTTGTTTGGGGAGATTACTTAGTTGCTTTTTAGGTGTGAGCTTCCTCGTTGCCCTCGTTTACTTGTATTTCTTGTTGAGAGCGTTTTCCTTTGAAAAACGGTCTCATTTCTATATGAGTTttcaatttatttttttatttttttgcaaaTAAAAAATTAGGTTACACAGATTTTCAATTTACACGTTTCAAATTCATAACAAGGAAAAAAAATACAACTCTACATTCCTCTTAATGGTTTAATGTACGAAAGAAATACAACTAATAAGTGTATGTGTATGTTACTATGTGGCTAACCTTTACGACATTAGACAACAATCACACAATTTCCCTTCATGTAATGTCAGCGTCACGCCAGCGCTTCATTCCTGAACAGAACGAGGACAAAATTACTATCAtccatgacatacttcctcaaaaAAATCGGAACTCACTAAATTAATTTTTTATATCAATATATTAGTCATGAACCTAAAGTACAAGAATTTAATCAACAACTTTCGACCTAATATGCTTCTTTATCACGAATTGGAGGACGAGTTTTTGATGGCGGACGAGAAAACGCTGGTGTCATTGGTGTCCTAGCAGCACATGGTAAGGGTGGGGATCAAGGCGAGTGGCTGAGACTACTCTTAGTATTCATCAAAAAATGTAATCAAACCCTTTAATCTTTATACATGAGTCTATCTAATGTATATGTTATCATACCTACATATTTGATACAATCTTTATACATGAGCCTATCTAATCTTTTTAACAATTTTGACACAAAATAGCCCATTTCAACGTCAATACCACCCCAACTTGAATTCTAATACTTCAAAACATTACAACCACATGTTATCATCATAGCATAACCAAATACATTATCCATGCTTACAAGGACCCATTTAACAATTGAAACAATAACGACACTAGTAACATGAGCATGGTTCTTGGGATAAAACTACCCCACCAAAAGCGTCTACGTTTAAAATCAATCTTCGCAATTGTAACCTATCCATCTAGCTTACCTTTCCCTGGACCAACAAAAAAGTTAAAAACAAACGGATAAGCTACTAGCTTAGTcagcaaaaatatcattcatagcaTAAATGTAAAGCATAATAAGCACATATCACAATTTACCACATCAACCACGCTCAACAAATATTACACTTGAACCATTGGAACACCTTACGCAAGGAAATTTCCTCGATATCCAAAAAAACCTTGCGTAAGGCAATTTCTTAACAATCAAGTTAGGAACCGCACCTCATGAAACACCTTGTGCAAGATAATTTCTTCGGTATCCAATCACACCTTGCAGAAGGCAATTTCTAAACAATCATCATATCACAAATAAAGCTAAGGATCCAAAAGCTCTATCAACATCTTACGCAAGGCAATTTTACACACCTCATCAAAAGTAATCAACACATATCAAATCCGCAATACATGATTACAACACATTACATATAAGCATATGAATCACATTTGTACTTACCTTGATCTTTACGAAAACAACAAATATCGATATCCAAGTACACACAAATAGCTAGCAAGTTACAAGCAACTCAACATATTCAAACACACACATTCACAATTCAAAATCACTAATTTATCTTCTGGTCTAAGGAGACCATCCTTAACATGAGATTTCATCGCTTCTCTTCCAATTTCTCAAAATTTATTAGTTCACAAGATTACTACCATATTTCACCCAACTAGGGACACAGGTAGGGGGAAACGGAGTGGGGGCAGAGGGGACACTTGCGTCAAGTGAATTTAAAATTTTTAAAgttaaaattttgaattttattCTTTTTGCCCCAACCCAAAAGTCTCTATCTTTTTCATCGTTGGACTCTTTACTTTAAAGAAGAAATGTTGTATTTTTCCCAAAAGCCTCCACATTTTGCCCTCAACCCAAAAGCTCATAGCCCTCAACCCAAAAGCTCATAGCCCAAAAGGTTGTATTTTGCCCAAGCCTCCATATTTTTGCCCTCAACCCAAAAGACCATGACTCAAAAGGTTGTATTTTGTCCAAAAGCCTCCATATTTACCCCCAACCCAAAAGCTCATGACGCAAAGGTTGTATTTTCATGGAAGAAAAAAATACAGCAAATATGAGcgctttttaaaaataaaaaaatcgcCCCCTGTGAAAAAACTTTGTGAAAAAATTTTGTTTCGTCACTGAAAACTTTAACTACCATTTTACAAATCTTAAAGCTTAGCATCATCTTCGACATATTCAGTTCTATATTACATGTATTTTCACCGGGTTGTTCCAATTTTTACAAAACTCAACATCTCCATTAACTTTGATTCACAAACCCTAACATTACAACTTGAGTTAGGGTTTGTTTGAAGTCTAAAACATCATTTTGACACTAACACAACCAAACTAACATATAAATTCGGATTGAAGAACAAGATAATTCTTAATTCAAGTCTAGGGTTTGTATAACCCCCAATTTTTCTAAATGAAGGTGAAAGAGAGAAAAACCTAGGGTTCTAGATGGGTTAAAGAGTAGTAGTGATGATGTTTATACGCAGATAATTTCTTGCATGAAAGTGATTATAGATTTCTTACTTGATTTTCTTTAAATCGCTACCCTCTCTACACTCATGAACCACCCACCATTTTCTGCACTTTTGAAAGAACTGAGAAGAAAAAGACTgattttgaaaatatatattaagtgAATGCAatatgatcaatccttaattagcgatgttacttaattacggattgagtgcaataagattataatggaggatggaatgtttgatgattattttgggccccgatgatcgtctttcactttaactatcaagtgatcaaccaccccgacccggtcttgattgttaattaactTGATTCACCTTTACGCGTTGTAAAAATCCCTtgagcaagatcacaagtggaaattacaaaggcttaggcaaaatggcagagaatcaacaacctataaatgagaggccaagctctctatttatagtgttcGAGATAACCGCGATCCGCGGATTACTTATCCTtccgcgaaaactcagcggattGAACCGCAGTCCTGATTAGTGCGGAAACACAACTGCTATGCTTATTTTCAGCGGATACTTCATGACTTTGCATTATAATCCGCATAGCTCTGCTCTTGGCTtttggcaaataaaatatacatatacaatgctatgtatatgatcaagtcccccagtttattatgatacattttcatcatgataaactctaaaaataaagaagtgtttcttaaaatatttcgcaaacaatattttatattttttaccgcCCATTTTTTACCGTTGTTTTTATTAAGctcaacgcgtaattacaacggtaactttcgccaATCTGTCTAATCAGCACGCTATAACGGctagaaaattaccgtttacacgttgcggtaatttcaaccatttaaatgcaatgattatcttttcaacttgctcgccctaattcTTATTATAAATAGCTGGTTATTCCGCATAAAAACTTTACACCTTTCTCTCCCAATTTCGCATTGAATCGTATTCTGCCAATCACAATCGTACTTTGCAATTAGCCAATCGaaccttcaatttcatcaattcaacCTTCGATTTAGCTTTTCTTATCATCAATGGCTTCCTCTTCATCTATGCACACTCCAGGAGGCtatgtttcctatatgacggaaaCAAAACTTCAAACCCTACAAGAATGGTATCCGCCACTTGCCCAATTTGTTCCTACCGCGCCTGCGACAGAACAGtgagccgatactccccctaaagggatgatttctgtttacgaagctgccatttctcaaggcaaccttcgatttccacTTACCCGCTTTTTCCGCAGTGTTTGCgaatactgtaacgaccctggaatttccaatgtttatttattaataattattattatcaatacgtgtgattaaacgaatgtatgttattacatttacatgttgccatgttgcccgtacttgacttttaagtgcccgaaacgtctttgtgacacccggaactttcacgaataatatttttagatattatttacattcatgattaaatttattaatcattttaattaactaaggctattagttagttacttgggctttaattggtttaacttgtggtttatttgaacttgggctttgttagtgtaatggactcatgttattggacttccaagcccaccctacattattaatggaccctttagcccactctttcaaagtgtaagtatcactttagcttgtaactagttagttaacttgcatggaatctagttcactcataatccccatgcataaccattctttatccaacttttgaagctttacttgcaatTGACCACCAAACTAATCCCTCCCCCCATTTTTTCTGCTGCAAAACCGTCCCCCTTATGGCCTTGGAGGGAGTTCTTTTGGTTCATTTTGTATTACTTCACCACTTAtattttctctcattcaaacacacattcatacttgcaacttctttctctcttttctctcttgcttttctctcaaatctagtaagtagcaagataacttttctctcctttttacttctaaaaactaaattctacatcttcatcatcatcattcttttatttaaatgttacttgtctttgatttaaatcatgttgttgttacttactttgtagtttcttgttacttaattactagctttcaagaatcaaacttactagtttgaattcttcatttatcttgtaatttcaagaacacccaagaactaaacttactagtttatgttctacatatattgtttcaaaagatataagttcattgttgttgaaatcatacttgtaagtcatggaagtaaacttaaagttcactttacttaaagatcaactttggttgaatctttaaagtatgagcaacccttgaactaattacttgtctctttactttatacactttaatttcatgtagttagtttatatggtcaagtactacaagttagtcttgatctcatatctcttgaacaaattaagttaactttgaaagttcaagaacacacaaactagtttctttaaatataactttgaatctagacttttgagtcttggatcttcaagatcaaactaagaactatgttctactacttatgatcttgattagttggtttactttcaagtttgtaacttattattagtcttatagttcatgtatgtgttagatctaagactttgatgtaactttggttcatcaaacttcatacaactcttaagtgagttgtgcttcatgtcttagacttgcactagggttatgatggtcaagacttggttaagatgatgtagatacatcaatgagttgtacacttgaagctatatgcaacaaggatgagaaccatgatgaacatcaagcaccaagaccaccggaacccttttaaactcactgttctgtccaaaacctactgacctgatgcttctggaacagaccagtagacctgggctgttctaaccttgatttttagatagaactttttgagtagataacttttcatataggactcgtcttaatccgagttacggtttaggatttatggccctccgatcgtcactatgtcctttaacgttgtgcagaaatttctgacctactcgcacttagaccgtcaccacggtcaaatcaagacgagtttgcttctgtaaattttaccacacttaagggactcataaatggagccatggccactggtctcaccttaattcagtaagggtagatgccgtggtgactgactgaagtcagactttgttttaaactactttcataaacgaaacctactttacgtcttttgtttgatgatgaatgatgatgacctttatgactttaaatacatacttttaaacctattaagacgatttactgacttagtattatttgacttaggttgaggacttcggaccatttacttgcacacctttcccgactactactttaccgctacatatcattgtgagttatagcattccctttttactttaacttattttgggaactgagaatacatgcggattttatgttttacatactaggcacgagtacttaaacttatatatgtgtgggttatacaacggcataaacattccctttagctcggtaacgtttaatcattggtttt is from Rutidosis leptorrhynchoides isolate AG116_Rl617_1_P2 chromosome 10, CSIRO_AGI_Rlap_v1, whole genome shotgun sequence and encodes:
- the LOC139873421 gene encoding pathogenesis-related protein 1-like, which translates into the protein MGTHWCNISFFLVLSITILNLCDAHGPGNCQEDYVQVHNCIRKVLNLPCLKYDPALEKSAQEWADQRKDCALIHSTGPVGENMAYGPELNITYSVQMWLDERLDYKYSTNECLQMCGHYTQIVWKNTERVGCARSLCDRKDGGWTYYTVVCQYDPPGNVVGEWPY